In Acidobacteriota bacterium, the following are encoded in one genomic region:
- a CDS encoding protein kinase: MSGTGRIPVLNRVAVERGGSNQTDHGEVVKVVDFGIAKLMGEATDQVEMHSLTEAGKIIGTPTYMAPERFADKPYDGKTDVYNVGVVAYQMLSGDVPFRTTGGEVISIILAHLREMPASLRRALPEIPEAVETLVFSALAKDPQARPTAEDLARELAEAVDLKAAAPPSQATMMLTSEAGEADLVEVETETIASIVPLTGSVTRQLNTGEPSPQHTDPLETAKTLTHPKIL, encoded by the coding sequence TTGTCCGGAACAGGAAGAATCCCCGTCCTCAACCGCGTAGCGGTAGAGCGGGGAGGTTCAAACCAGACTGATCATGGCGAAGTGGTCAAAGTGGTTGATTTCGGAATTGCCAAATTGATGGGAGAGGCCACTGATCAAGTCGAGATGCACAGTCTGACTGAAGCTGGAAAAATCATTGGAACGCCGACTTATATGGCGCCGGAACGCTTTGCCGATAAACCCTATGATGGAAAAACGGATGTCTATAATGTGGGCGTGGTCGCCTACCAGATGCTTTCCGGTGATGTTCCTTTTCGGACAACCGGCGGGGAAGTCATCTCGATTATCCTGGCCCATCTTCGTGAAATGCCGGCTTCGCTAAGACGGGCACTTCCTGAAATCCCAGAAGCCGTTGAGACATTAGTCTTTTCAGCTCTGGCAAAAGATCCGCAGGCCCGTCCAACCGCTGAAGATCTGGCTCGTGAACTGGCGGAGGCTGTGGATCTCAAAGCAGCGGCGCCGCCGTCCCAGGCAACCATGATGCTGACGAGTGAAGCCGGCGAAGCTGATCTGGTTGAGGTGGAAACTGAAACAATTGCTTCGATTGTGCCCTTAACCGGTAGCGTCACTCGCCAGTTGAATACTGGTGAACCATCGCCGCAACATACTGATCCGCTGGAAACAGCGAAAACACTCACCCACCCAAAAATTTTATGA
- a CDS encoding PHP domain-containing protein has protein sequence MMLFDLHVSTVMSGNSLVAPEDLIDYALDLGLAGIGVTERNSYAASEVCVEFAEGLPLLILRGLEINTDLGEMLIYGLTELDAQVFERPGKWIAMEAVEYVRFHGGICIPAHPFDPDRPSIGEKLTTLPGVFAIEGLNGRTPDLNNQQACRFADMMRLKVIGGSDALNLGQIGRCVTEFEQPIRDEIEFLEELRAGRYTARYFIQHPSL, from the coding sequence ATGATGCTCTTCGATTTACACGTTTCCACTGTCATGTCGGGCAACTCACTGGTTGCACCGGAAGATTTGATTGATTATGCGCTTGATCTTGGACTGGCCGGCATTGGGGTCACCGAGCGAAATTCTTATGCTGCCTCCGAAGTCTGCGTCGAATTTGCCGAAGGCTTGCCCCTGCTGATCCTTCGAGGATTGGAGATCAATACCGATCTGGGCGAGATGCTCATTTATGGATTGACGGAACTGGATGCTCAGGTTTTTGAGCGGCCTGGGAAGTGGATTGCCATGGAAGCCGTCGAATATGTGCGGTTTCACGGTGGAATTTGTATTCCGGCCCATCCGTTTGACCCTGACCGCCCAAGCATTGGTGAAAAATTGACCACGTTGCCGGGAGTCTTTGCCATTGAAGGTCTGAACGGACGTACGCCGGACTTGAATAACCAGCAAGCCTGCCGGTTTGCCGACATGATGCGGCTGAAAGTGATTGGTGGCAGTGATGCTTTGAATTTAGGCCAGATTGGGCGGTGTGTGACCGAGTTTGAACAACCAATCCGCGATGAAATCGAATTCCTGGAAGAGCTTCGGGCCGGGCGCTATACGGCCCGGTATTTCATTCAGCATCCTTCACTGTAG
- a CDS encoding Uma2 family endonuclease: MSTEVKNRRYTLEEYYALERNSEERYEFWNGEVYAMAGVSPEHELILGNLIAELKQRLRGRSCVVYSSNLRVKVPELPPYRYPDLTALCETPEFVEIGGVKTLVNPALIVEILSPSTEAFDRGDKFTLYKSIPSFCEYLLIAQHRPHVSQYVKQANSAFWMFHEVNDLSATVDLKSVNCPLDVSELYQGVEFSASQPPFLITE, encoded by the coding sequence ATGTCAACTGAAGTCAAAAACCGTCGGTACACGCTGGAAGAATATTATGCATTGGAGCGAAATTCAGAAGAGCGCTATGAGTTTTGGAACGGTGAAGTGTATGCCATGGCTGGCGTTTCACCTGAACATGAATTGATCTTAGGAAACTTGATTGCCGAGTTAAAGCAGAGGCTCCGTGGTCGTTCCTGTGTTGTGTATAGTTCAAATCTACGCGTGAAAGTCCCTGAGTTACCTCCCTATCGCTATCCTGATCTCACGGCGTTATGTGAAACCCCTGAATTTGTGGAAATTGGTGGTGTCAAAACGCTGGTTAACCCGGCATTAATTGTCGAAATTCTTTCCCCTTCAACCGAAGCCTTTGACCGGGGAGATAAATTCACACTGTACAAATCAATTCCGAGTTTTTGTGAATATCTGCTGATTGCCCAACACCGACCACACGTGTCGCAGTATGTAAAGCAAGCAAATTCAGCCTTCTGGATGTTTCACGAAGTGAATGACTTGTCAGCCACGGTTGACTTGAAATCAGTGAACTGCCCGCTTGATGTATCTGAACTGTATCAAGGAGTTGAGTTTAGCGCGTCTCAACCACCATTTCTCATAACCGAATAA
- a CDS encoding sulfatase, producing the protein MANLFPRNVILISLDTLRHDCISAESNRSFLGELAPLVHTPNIDRLAAEGVRFSNCVSSCPLTTPSHAAMFTGMYWPKHRVFHQFETPMSARALPLAERLKKHKFFTLQNSGRALGEGAMFESKHTGLRRGYEKSVFAADLQHQTIKFITRQKAPWYLFFHTFNVHWPYGITPEAFDTQLASAWDSDDWTQVRRTYIENANRVDTQIGDLLAMLDQTGQREDTLIVLTADHGEGLNRRVPMHGAVNGGLDEVIRVPLIFHHPRSLKGEVTVEAPVRTIDIVPTILNLLGITEPYDPGFEMVDGRSLWPLMRGEVLAEKPACFCCFTYDFEADRPFLRGVRTREWKLILNDCTESEINRFAERIRTKMQWPLKDEVRLEGMRDILKRESFVELYDLRRDPFEQTNVAEANPEVVNHLVAELAQVDPGVRINQRSSSSLSKEELDILKQQLVDLGYMI; encoded by the coding sequence ATGGCTAACCTTTTTCCACGCAATGTCATTTTAATCAGTCTCGACACGCTCCGGCACGACTGTATCAGTGCCGAATCAAACCGCTCGTTTTTGGGCGAGCTGGCACCGCTGGTCCACACGCCCAACATTGATCGGCTGGCCGCAGAAGGTGTGCGGTTCTCAAATTGTGTTTCTTCCTGTCCGTTGACGACCCCATCGCACGCCGCCATGTTTACCGGAATGTACTGGCCGAAGCACCGCGTCTTTCATCAGTTTGAAACGCCGATGAGTGCGCGGGCGCTCCCGCTGGCCGAACGGCTCAAAAAACACAAATTTTTCACGCTTCAAAATTCGGGTCGGGCCCTTGGCGAAGGGGCAATGTTTGAAAGCAAACACACTGGCCTGCGACGCGGGTATGAAAAATCAGTGTTTGCGGCTGACCTCCAACACCAAACCATCAAGTTCATCACCAGACAAAAAGCCCCGTGGTATCTGTTTTTTCACACGTTCAACGTCCACTGGCCCTATGGCATTACCCCTGAAGCCTTTGACACGCAACTGGCCAGTGCCTGGGATTCAGATGACTGGACCCAGGTCAGGCGAACCTACATTGAAAATGCCAATCGCGTTGACACCCAGATTGGGGATTTGCTGGCCATGCTCGACCAGACCGGTCAGCGTGAAGACACCTTGATTGTTTTGACCGCCGATCACGGTGAAGGACTCAACCGGCGAGTTCCCATGCACGGTGCCGTGAATGGTGGGCTGGACGAAGTGATTCGCGTTCCCTTGATTTTTCACCATCCCCGGTCGCTCAAAGGGGAAGTCACGGTTGAGGCCCCGGTTCGAACGATAGACATCGTGCCGACAATCCTCAATTTGCTCGGAATCACCGAACCCTATGACCCAGGTTTTGAAATGGTGGATGGCCGCAGTCTTTGGCCACTGATGCGAGGAGAGGTTCTGGCCGAAAAACCAGCCTGTTTTTGTTGCTTTACCTATGATTTTGAAGCCGACCGGCCCTTTTTGCGCGGTGTCAGAACCCGTGAGTGGAAGTTGATTCTCAATGACTGCACCGAAAGCGAGATCAACCGCTTTGCCGAGCGCATTCGAACCAAAATGCAATGGCCGCTCAAAGATGAAGTGCGACTCGAAGGCATGCGCGACATTCTCAAACGGGAATCATTTGTCGAACTCTATGACTTGCGGCGGGACCCGTTTGAACAAACTAACGTTGCCGAAGCCAATCCCGAAGTTGTAAACCACCTGGTGGCGGAACTGGCCCAGGTTGATCCTGGTGTTCGGATCAACCAACGGTCGTCGAGTTCCCTCAGCAAGGAAGAACTCGACATTCTGAAACAGCAACTGGTGGATCTGGGGTATATGATTTAG
- a CDS encoding HU family DNA-binding protein gives MNKAELVELIAKDAEISKASAEKALNAILSGIAEGLRTGKDVTLPALGSFKLITYKPRRTINPQTKRPMQLPERKSVRFAVNTRLKNALNR, from the coding sequence ATGAATAAAGCTGAACTGGTTGAATTAATTGCAAAAGATGCTGAAATTTCAAAGGCATCAGCCGAGAAGGCACTCAATGCTATTTTAAGTGGTATTGCTGAGGGGTTACGCACTGGAAAAGATGTGACGCTGCCGGCACTGGGCAGTTTCAAGTTGATTACCTACAAACCACGCCGGACAATTAATCCCCAAACCAAACGGCCAATGCAACTCCCAGAGCGGAAATCAGTTCGATTTGCTGTCAATACCCGGCTCAAGAATGCACTGAACCGGTGA
- a CDS encoding TIGR04442 family protein, with amino-acid sequence MIQDICLHGQVGEHYEFYTTIVGSNLSVRFFYEEKTDSAESFDRFFSGGNEIRLYGDRLLHFGTGGSMCPYMYAIDRPVKDILKRDVRNRLVIYGVRYGDTEEHLSFTTETDATETYERLFREGHALTNYFFFIAGDIQGGVRSAQEVILRLVGKFLKRYDLSQDKTGAKLARELYQELGIPKWTLFLMRLTDRRAEHYAQVFRDMQRTGKPIKTLDRSRLDQLAQENGISWEQQERLEICVLSDMAENQDIISQYEETLVTYYTHNISEKSALPRLNRLRALATRRHLPTQIFDRLDKSLQRREEPAAAEPGYVAEVRRLLQSLFIDGAPEPVTELYVKLMEFKQQAVENRSLLFEKALDELNQDLESWQKQSGNEAAIEAFHTIIGHFDRFDLVSAVLNSVAFIDDYDLTEERLFTLARNCLIFENIQKGLFHQLFFEPLMRNRYLNTYGRQRLLAIQHGVNELVNGETTPKAVIDSVGAINHHFRLRRAIEAHVRQIVRSIHKAPLDKNEQAFLRNTVNRQLEQDGLIQEPIPDELFASVLIALREEGLYLQELLPRIIESRDRQLRDDFLENSGLDRFRIEEMEQKYLKEKGLPANTLDFLAGD; translated from the coding sequence GTGATTCAAGATATCTGTCTGCATGGACAAGTGGGCGAGCACTACGAGTTCTACACGACGATTGTCGGAAGCAATCTCAGCGTCAGGTTTTTTTATGAGGAAAAAACCGATTCAGCCGAGTCGTTTGACCGCTTTTTTTCAGGTGGGAATGAAATTCGGCTTTATGGCGACCGACTCCTTCATTTTGGGACAGGCGGATCAATGTGTCCTTATATGTATGCAATTGATCGCCCGGTGAAGGACATTTTGAAGCGTGATGTTCGCAATCGCCTGGTGATTTACGGCGTTCGCTATGGCGATACGGAGGAGCACCTGTCTTTTACCACTGAAACCGATGCGACCGAGACCTATGAACGGCTCTTTCGCGAAGGCCATGCCCTCACCAATTATTTTTTCTTTATTGCTGGTGATATTCAGGGCGGTGTGCGAAGCGCACAGGAAGTGATCCTGCGGTTGGTTGGGAAATTCCTGAAACGCTATGATCTGTCACAAGATAAAACTGGTGCCAAACTGGCCCGTGAACTTTATCAGGAACTTGGAATTCCCAAATGGACGCTTTTTTTAATGCGTCTGACGGACCGGCGGGCCGAACACTATGCTCAGGTCTTTCGCGATATGCAGCGAACCGGCAAACCAATCAAGACGCTGGACCGGAGTCGCCTCGATCAGCTCGCTCAGGAAAACGGAATCAGTTGGGAACAGCAGGAGCGCCTGGAAATTTGTGTGCTCAGCGATATGGCGGAAAATCAGGACATCATCAGCCAATACGAAGAGACCCTGGTGACCTATTACACGCATAACATCTCTGAAAAGAGCGCGTTACCGCGACTTAACCGGTTACGGGCATTGGCAACGCGCCGTCATCTTCCAACCCAGATTTTTGATCGTCTGGATAAGAGTCTTCAACGACGGGAAGAACCAGCCGCTGCCGAACCGGGTTATGTGGCGGAAGTTCGTCGCCTCTTGCAAAGCCTGTTTATTGACGGGGCTCCTGAGCCGGTTACCGAACTCTATGTCAAGCTGATGGAGTTTAAGCAGCAAGCTGTCGAAAACCGATCCTTGCTCTTTGAAAAGGCGCTTGACGAACTCAACCAGGACCTTGAATCCTGGCAGAAGCAGAGCGGAAATGAAGCTGCCATCGAGGCGTTTCATACCATCATTGGCCACTTTGACCGGTTTGATTTGGTGAGCGCGGTTCTCAATAGCGTGGCGTTTATTGACGACTATGACCTGACCGAAGAGCGATTGTTTACCCTTGCCCGGAACTGCCTGATTTTTGAGAACATCCAGAAAGGGTTATTCCACCAGTTGTTTTTTGAGCCTCTGATGCGCAATCGCTATCTCAATACCTATGGCCGGCAGCGGTTACTGGCTATCCAGCACGGTGTAAATGAACTGGTGAACGGAGAAACCACCCCCAAAGCCGTGATTGATAGTGTTGGGGCCATCAATCATCATTTTCGGCTGCGGCGGGCCATTGAAGCCCATGTGCGACAGATTGTGCGCTCAATCCATAAGGCACCGCTCGATAAAAACGAACAGGCTTTTTTGCGCAATACCGTCAATCGTCAATTAGAACAGGATGGTTTGATTCAAGAGCCCATTCCGGATGAATTGTTTGCGTCAGTGTTGATTGCTTTGCGTGAAGAAGGGTTATACCTTCAGGAGTTGCTCCCACGCATCATCGAATCCCGAGACCGTCAGTTGCGAGACGACTTTCTGGAAAACAGCGGACTGGACCGTTTCCGAATCGAGGAAATGGAGCAGAAATATCTCAAAGAAAAGGGCTTGCCGGCCAATACATTGGATTTTCTGGCAGGCGATTAG
- a CDS encoding carboxypeptidase regulatory-like domain-containing protein, which produces MRRNRILSHLCLQYLPVVGSLLVIATLFSTVQAQNRAARHGQIHIEWKDQHTKQPIEKGRVEICPLSEGPGIILETDSKGRASHIRLPEGGYVVFLFRDGYAPVEITDVVVEDHYPVRVYVKSLNAEEAPYKRKLIRYQRSQVQTDSSEIRTIMRSQ; this is translated from the coding sequence ATGCGCCGGAATAGAATTTTGTCCCACTTATGTCTTCAATATCTGCCAGTGGTTGGCAGTCTCCTGGTCATCGCGACACTGTTCTCAACGGTTCAGGCTCAAAATCGCGCGGCACGCCATGGCCAGATCCATATCGAATGGAAGGATCAGCACACCAAACAACCAATTGAAAAAGGGAGGGTTGAAATTTGTCCGCTGTCAGAAGGGCCGGGGATTATCCTCGAAACTGACTCCAAAGGTCGGGCATCGCATATCAGACTGCCGGAAGGTGGGTATGTCGTGTTTCTGTTTCGGGATGGATATGCGCCGGTTGAGATAACGGATGTCGTGGTTGAAGATCATTATCCGGTCCGGGTCTATGTGAAATCACTGAATGCCGAAGAAGCTCCCTACAAGCGAAAACTCATCCGCTATCAACGCTCTCAAGTCCAAACCGACAGCAGCGAAATCCGAACTATTATGCGCAGCCAGTGA
- a CDS encoding glycosyltransferase, with amino-acid sequence MASLALPQPQSDRKQITHQTSLLYAAQLTGTGLNFATTFLLARWMGVDNFSLFTFCSASILTFVSLFFEFGMFSAGARLLAISKDETEENEVLGALLILGLGLGLAMAVFIGVAAPFIDQIFRVQVRGMLWACLPLVLFIPLQFLLESACQGNNRISSLGLFRIALPGLTFLGAALVFAFFQLTPFGALLATNAGAAAACLLVIAFLRPSFHNLQPHLHAILDETRRFGIDVYLGRVTAIASQRTDGLLIPYYIGYAPLGFYTIGKSIADSLIINFSRALAVTRFRSFARSHEVSNAVLVWNFLLLLIAGTGLILVAPFLLNRFLPQYIQSADLLVPFVVGSILGGLLQPYNLFLAAHGRGGELRNISMFVGVFYLVALVLVIPWFGLSGAAWVIAAVAGLNFILHRQHYLDLQRERITTGEIPLRVVVINLSGDTRHARAWAESLTPNVELRLIDKAKLREDSKLNWIRRLRQTPCDLFAIYCDRLEWQTLRIPMLLFGLLAGARTCLIVDSAGKELRRSALAVALWEIPHLALEVCGGAFLIGISWALTRYLELECRMAQSKTSPNSPSNTPHSPASIPKSLLFIRTTPTSGAQTGGATSHISGFTQGATSLGVKVRFLSNDSISGVHPEVTPVKILWPSGFFSAHRVLFELWNNLVFTIRSIDEVKSDPPDFLYQRYSRFNWSGVVLSLSTGIPLLLEYNGSEVWIGKYWDDVQLLWLLEAFEMLNLQAASTVFVVSEVERQNLLERQIPDSKILVNPNGVNPDVFHSNCGGSAVRQQLGLEKQVVVGFVGTFGPWHGVEVIAKAATLLPSDSPLHFVMIGEGALKSTVEEQVQKTGVSHRFTFTGRIGHNKVAAYLDACDILVSPQVQREDGGEFFGSPTKLFEYMAMEKGVIASRVGQIGQILEHEKTALLVPPGDAQALADACERLARNPQFCHELGRAARQVVSGTYTWKHNAQRVLDRAAIICQY; translated from the coding sequence CGCAAACAAATCACCCATCAAACCAGCCTGCTCTATGCGGCTCAATTAACTGGAACTGGTCTCAACTTTGCCACGACCTTCCTCCTTGCCCGATGGATGGGTGTTGATAATTTCAGTCTGTTTACCTTCTGTTCGGCTTCGATTCTCACCTTTGTCAGCCTGTTTTTTGAATTTGGAATGTTCTCGGCTGGCGCCCGACTCCTCGCGATCAGTAAGGACGAAACTGAAGAAAATGAAGTACTTGGCGCACTACTGATCCTTGGGTTGGGACTTGGACTGGCCATGGCGGTGTTTATCGGCGTAGCGGCCCCGTTTATTGATCAGATTTTTCGGGTACAGGTCCGGGGAATGCTCTGGGCGTGTTTGCCGCTGGTTTTGTTTATTCCGCTTCAATTTCTGCTCGAATCAGCCTGTCAGGGGAACAACCGCATTTCGTCCTTGGGGCTGTTTCGCATTGCACTCCCTGGGTTGACGTTTCTGGGAGCGGCTTTGGTGTTTGCTTTCTTTCAACTCACGCCCTTTGGAGCCCTTCTGGCAACCAATGCTGGGGCCGCCGCTGCCTGTTTGCTGGTCATTGCCTTTCTTCGCCCTTCGTTTCACAACCTGCAACCCCATTTGCATGCGATTTTGGATGAAACACGCCGGTTTGGGATTGATGTCTACCTTGGCCGGGTCACCGCAATTGCCTCACAACGAACCGACGGACTTTTAATTCCTTATTATATTGGCTATGCCCCGCTTGGGTTTTACACGATTGGCAAAAGCATTGCCGATTCGTTGATTATCAATTTTTCGCGGGCACTGGCGGTGACCAGATTTCGGAGTTTTGCCCGGTCACACGAAGTCTCCAATGCGGTACTGGTTTGGAATTTTCTGCTGTTACTTATTGCTGGAACTGGTTTGATCCTGGTTGCGCCATTTCTGCTCAATCGCTTTTTACCGCAATATATCCAAAGTGCAGATTTGCTGGTTCCGTTTGTCGTGGGGAGCATTCTCGGGGGCTTGTTGCAGCCATACAATCTCTTTCTGGCAGCCCACGGACGTGGCGGCGAACTCCGCAATATTTCCATGTTTGTCGGGGTGTTTTACCTCGTAGCCCTGGTACTCGTCATTCCGTGGTTTGGGCTGTCTGGCGCAGCCTGGGTGATTGCGGCAGTCGCTGGACTCAACTTTATTTTGCACCGCCAGCATTATCTCGATCTGCAACGCGAGCGCATCACCACTGGCGAGATTCCACTCCGGGTCGTGGTGATCAACCTGTCGGGAGATACCCGGCATGCCAGAGCCTGGGCGGAATCACTGACCCCCAACGTTGAATTGAGACTGATTGATAAAGCCAAACTCCGGGAGGATTCAAAACTCAACTGGATTCGGCGGTTGCGCCAAACGCCGTGTGACCTGTTTGCGATTTACTGTGACCGGCTTGAATGGCAAACCTTGCGCATCCCGATGCTTCTGTTTGGGTTACTGGCTGGCGCTCGAACCTGTTTGATCGTTGATTCCGCCGGAAAAGAATTGCGCCGCTCGGCCCTGGCCGTTGCCTTATGGGAAATTCCACACCTGGCACTTGAGGTGTGTGGTGGCGCCTTTCTGATTGGGATCTCGTGGGCATTGACTCGCTATCTCGAACTTGAATGCCGGATGGCCCAATCCAAAACTTCCCCCAATTCCCCATCAAATACTCCTCATTCTCCGGCCTCGATCCCCAAATCGCTGCTTTTTATCCGGACAACGCCCACAAGCGGGGCCCAAACCGGTGGCGCCACCAGCCATATTTCGGGGTTTACCCAGGGGGCAACATCGCTTGGAGTGAAAGTTCGATTCCTTTCCAATGACAGCATTTCGGGAGTGCATCCAGAGGTCACGCCGGTAAAAATTCTCTGGCCCTCTGGATTCTTTTCGGCTCATCGCGTCTTGTTTGAACTGTGGAACAACCTGGTCTTTACCATTCGGTCCATTGACGAAGTCAAAAGCGACCCGCCGGACTTTCTTTACCAACGCTATAGCCGGTTTAACTGGTCAGGGGTTGTTCTGTCACTCTCGACGGGGATTCCATTGCTACTTGAGTACAACGGATCTGAAGTCTGGATTGGCAAATATTGGGATGACGTCCAGTTGCTCTGGCTGCTCGAAGCCTTTGAAATGTTGAATTTACAGGCAGCATCCACCGTGTTTGTCGTCTCTGAAGTCGAACGCCAGAACCTGCTTGAGCGCCAAATCCCTGACAGCAAAATCCTGGTTAATCCGAATGGTGTCAATCCGGATGTTTTTCACTCAAACTGTGGAGGGTCAGCCGTTCGGCAGCAACTTGGGCTTGAGAAGCAGGTTGTGGTTGGATTTGTCGGAACCTTTGGCCCGTGGCATGGAGTCGAAGTCATTGCCAAAGCGGCAACGCTCTTGCCGTCAGATTCTCCATTGCACTTTGTGATGATTGGCGAAGGTGCCCTCAAGAGCACGGTTGAAGAACAGGTCCAGAAAACCGGGGTTTCCCATCGCTTTACATTTACCGGACGCATTGGCCACAACAAAGTGGCGGCCTATCTCGACGCCTGTGACATTCTCGTGTCGCCACAGGTTCAGCGGGAAGATGGTGGCGAGTTTTTTGGCTCCCCAACCAAACTTTTTGAATATATGGCCATGGAAAAAGGCGTGATTGCCAGTCGGGTGGGTCAAATTGGCCAGATCCTCGAACACGAGAAAACAGCCCTTCTGGTCCCTCCCGGAGATGCCCAGGCTCTGGCTGACGCCTGTGAGCGCCTGGCTCGGAACCCCCAATTTTGCCATGAGTTAGGTCGTGCCGCCCGCCAGGTGGTTTCTGGAACTTATACCTGGAAACATAATGCTCAACGGGTCCTGGATCGCGCCGCCATCATTTGCCAATACTAA
- a CDS encoding carboxypeptidase regulatory-like domain-containing protein, translating into MNRRQFLSSAGMSLVTLYVSSPSLLARQAKGEISGKVISKETDKPIADATVVARNNGTGKEVEVSTGADGKFRFTGLRSGTYLIAVQAAGFESRRLNTMIVLAEAEPITIKDPISLLAERAVSVIRGAVFTKQGLSLALAKVVIERIGADGKSTAGKVGEYMTNTAGEFSFRLPGRNALYRVTASADGYRPTSKDIDVQKNERRNIALTLVSKDKPEKTEPEKPKE; encoded by the coding sequence ATGAACCGAAGACAGTTTTTATCCAGTGCCGGGATGTCCCTGGTCACGTTGTATGTATCTTCCCCATCGCTGCTGGCACGTCAGGCCAAAGGCGAAATTTCCGGCAAAGTGATTTCCAAAGAGACAGATAAGCCGATTGCAGACGCGACAGTTGTGGCCCGAAACAATGGGACGGGCAAAGAGGTCGAAGTATCCACGGGAGCAGACGGAAAATTTCGGTTTACCGGGCTGCGTTCTGGTACCTACCTGATTGCGGTCCAGGCGGCGGGGTTTGAATCACGCCGCCTGAACACGATGATTGTCCTGGCGGAAGCCGAACCGATCACGATCAAAGATCCGATTTCGTTATTAGCCGAACGGGCCGTGTCGGTAATTCGCGGCGCTGTCTTTACTAAACAGGGGCTTTCACTGGCGCTGGCCAAAGTTGTCATCGAGCGCATTGGGGCCGATGGAAAATCAACCGCCGGCAAGGTCGGTGAATATATGACCAACACCGCCGGTGAATTTTCTTTCCGGTTACCGGGCCGCAATGCCCTGTACCGGGTGACGGCTTCGGCTGACGGGTACCGCCCGACCTCCAAAGACATTGACGTGCAAAAGAACGAGCGCCGCAATATTGCCCTGACCCTCGTCAGCAAAGACAAGCCAGAAAAAACTGAACCGGAGAAGCCAAAAGAATGA
- a CDS encoding inositol monophosphatase: MLSFAKQLAKDAGKILREHVGRDFEVRHKGQIDLVTEVDLLSEKFIRDQIANHYPKHQVLAEESGLFEQTSPYRWIIDPLDGTTNYAHGYPFYSVSIALQHESHVLLGVVYDPVRDELFAAERGQGATLNERAIRVSTVARLDQALLCTGFPYNVRTSPKINLDHFSQFLGAAQAVRRDGSAALDLCYVAAGRFDGFWELNLAPWDMAAGGLIVTEAGGTVTRFDHGTFDWYVPEVLASNGLIHQEMSAVLVQKRT, from the coding sequence ATGCTTTCATTTGCAAAACAACTGGCCAAAGATGCCGGAAAAATACTGCGCGAACACGTCGGACGTGATTTTGAAGTCCGCCATAAAGGACAGATTGACCTGGTGACTGAGGTTGATCTGCTTTCGGAAAAGTTTATTCGTGACCAGATTGCCAATCACTATCCAAAACATCAGGTACTGGCCGAGGAAAGTGGTTTATTTGAGCAGACTTCACCCTATCGGTGGATCATTGATCCGTTGGACGGCACGACGAATTATGCCCACGGGTACCCGTTTTATAGTGTTTCGATTGCGCTCCAGCATGAAAGCCACGTGTTGCTGGGCGTGGTTTATGATCCAGTCCGTGATGAACTCTTTGCAGCGGAACGCGGTCAGGGAGCAACGCTCAATGAACGCGCCATCCGGGTATCAACCGTTGCGCGTCTTGATCAGGCATTGCTCTGCACCGGCTTTCCCTACAATGTGCGCACGTCGCCCAAAATCAACCTGGACCACTTCAGTCAGTTTCTGGGTGCGGCCCAGGCCGTCAGGCGCGATGGTTCAGCCGCGCTGGATTTGTGTTATGTTGCGGCGGGCCGGTTTGATGGATTTTGGGAATTGAACCTGGCGCCGTGGGATATGGCCGCTGGTGGTTTGATTGTGACTGAAGCCGGAGGCACCGTAACCCGCTTTGATCACGGCACTTTTGACTGGTACGTCCCCGAAGTTTTGGCCAGTAACGGCTTGATTCACCAGGAAATGAGCGCGGTTCTTGTTCAGAAAAGGACATAA